Proteins co-encoded in one Salvelinus sp. IW2-2015 linkage group LG17, ASM291031v2, whole genome shotgun sequence genomic window:
- the LOC111976692 gene encoding cyclic AMP-dependent transcription factor ATF-7 isoform X3, whose protein sequence is MGDDRPFVCNAPGCGQRFTNEDHLAVHKHKHEMSLKFAPARTDSVIIQGTGSPNQTPTPTRFLKNCEEVGLFNELASSFAEEFRKAQEDDDKRAKNPLPAPNREVALDMSLQTPSAEAVKVKEETPVEVDSSPPGSPDSFSSMSDSSRDTMVRRGKDTPPRPALSSAPTPTIVRPGALPVRPRPGSLPLHLGFDALQPTMPSPTSVITPTPPSNRTVLGSPTGHYPMMMHLPNGLLPGPMQIPSVISLARPMHMVPNIPGIPGPPLGGGSSGSNSPSGYTTHSEAKMRLKAALAQQSSGGHGMGGMAGSPMHPQRMEQSQLLVQHPDAPSPAQPQVSPAQPTGGRRRRAAEDDPDDRRQRFLERNRAAASRCRQKRKVWVNSLEKKAEELVSMNVSLANEVSLLRNEVAHLKQLLLAHKDCPVTNLQKKIAYMGEDSPMRDMSEPTGSPAPVIQHSSLPSPSPSSGPNGMGARAAAEAMAMSVLAGMGQHQQRRGERDGGRDGRDGPSSHVIMATQSHHSAR, encoded by the exons ATGGGGGACGACCGACCTTTTGTGTGCAACGCTCCGGGCTGTGGACAG agGTTTACCAACGAGGACCACCTGgctgtacacaaacacaaacatgagATGAGTCTGAAGTTTGCCCCTGCCAGGACTGACTCTGTCATTATCCAAGGTACTGGTTCTCCTA ACCAGACCCCTACTCCCACTCGCTTCCTGAAGAACTGCGAGGAGGTGGGGCTGTTCAACGAGCTGGCTAGCTCCTTCGCTGAGGAGTTCAGGAAGGCCCAGGAGGATGACGACAAGCGGGCCAAGAACCCT ctccctgCCCCGAACAGGGAGGTGGCCCTGGACATGAGCCTGCAGACGCCTTCAGCGGAAGCCGTGAAGGTGAAGGAGGAGACGCCTGTTGAGGTTGACTCCTCCCCACCAGGAAGTccagattccttttccagcaTGTCAGACAGTAGCAGGGACACCATGGTGAGAAGAggaaag GACACTCCCCCAAGGCCAGCGCTGAGTTCGGCCCCCACCCCCACAATCGTGAGGCCAGGCGCCCTCCCGGTGCGGCCCAGACCAGGCTCTCTGCCTCTCCACCTGGGCTTCGACGCCCTGCAGCCCACCATGCCTTCACCCACCTCTGTCATCACACCCACCCCACCATCCAACCGCACCGTATTGGG CTCTCCCACAGGCCACTACCCCATGATGATGCACCTTCCCAACGGGCTCCTCCCTGGACCCATGCAGATACCCTCTGTCATATCT CTGGCCCGGCCCATGCACATGGTGCCCAACATTCCCGGCATCCCTGGTCCTCCTCTGGGAGGTGGCAGCAGCGGCTCCAACTCCCCCTCGGGGTACACCACACACTCGGAGGCCAAGATG AGGCTGAAGGCAGCGCTGGCCCAGCAGAGTTCAGGAGGTCATGGTATGGGAGGTATGGCCGGCAGCCCCATGCACCCCCAGAGGATGGAACAGAGCCAGTTACTGGTGCAGCACCCCGACGCACCCTCCCCAGCACAGCCACAG gTGTCTCCGGCTCAGCCTACTGGTGGTCGGCGGCGGCGTGCGGCGGAGGACGACCCGGACGACCGACGACAGCGTTTCCTGGAGAGGAACCGGGCGGCCGCCTCGCGCTGCCGACAGAAACGCAAAGTCTGGGTCAACTCcctggagaagaaggcagaggAGCTCGTCTCCATGAACGTCTCGCTGGCG AATGAAGTGTCTCTCCTGAGGAATGAGGTGGCTCATCTCAAACAGCTACTGCTGGCTCACAAGGACTGCCCTGTCACCAATCTACAGAAGAAGATTGCCTACATGG GAGAGGATAGTCCTATGAGAGACATGTCGGAGCCCACCGGCTCCCCAGCCCCTGTCATCCAACACAGCTCCCTGCCCAGCCCCTCTCCTTCCTCGGGCCCCAACGGCATGGGTGCCCGGGCGGCTGCCGAGGCCATGGCCATGTCCGTACTGGCTGGGATGGGTCAACaccagcagaggagaggagaaagggatggagggagagacgggaggGATGGTCCCTCCTCCCACGTcatcatggccacacagtcgcACCACTCTGCCAGATGA
- the LOC111976692 gene encoding cyclic AMP-dependent transcription factor ATF-7 isoform X1: MGAWGLVLHCKLFAKMGDDRPFVCNAPGCGQRFTNEDHLAVHKHKHEMSLKFAPARTDSVIIQGTGSPNQTPTPTRFLKNCEEVGLFNELASSFAEEFRKAQEDDDKRAKNPLPAPNREVALDMSLQTPSAEAVKVKEETPVEVDSSPPGSPDSFSSMSDSSRDTMVRRGKDTPPRPALSSAPTPTIVRPGALPVRPRPGSLPLHLGFDALQPTMPSPTSVITPTPPSNRTVLGSPTGHYPMMMHLPNGLLPGPMQIPSVISLARPMHMVPNIPGIPGPPLGGGSSGSNSPSGYTTHSEAKMRLKAALAQQSSGGHGMGGMAGSPMHPQRMEQSQLLVQHPDAPSPAQPQVSPAQPTGGRRRRAAEDDPDDRRQRFLERNRAAASRCRQKRKVWVNSLEKKAEELVSMNVSLANEVSLLRNEVAHLKQLLLAHKDCPVTNLQKKIAYMGEDSPMRDMSEPTGSPAPVIQHSSLPSPSPSSGPNGMGARAAAEAMAMSVLAGMGQHQQRRGERDGGRDGRDGPSSHVIMATQSHHSAR, encoded by the exons ATGGGTGCTTGGGGACTAGTG TTACATTGCAAACTCTTTGCAAAGATGGGGGACGACCGACCTTTTGTGTGCAACGCTCCGGGCTGTGGACAG agGTTTACCAACGAGGACCACCTGgctgtacacaaacacaaacatgagATGAGTCTGAAGTTTGCCCCTGCCAGGACTGACTCTGTCATTATCCAAGGTACTGGTTCTCCTA ACCAGACCCCTACTCCCACTCGCTTCCTGAAGAACTGCGAGGAGGTGGGGCTGTTCAACGAGCTGGCTAGCTCCTTCGCTGAGGAGTTCAGGAAGGCCCAGGAGGATGACGACAAGCGGGCCAAGAACCCT ctccctgCCCCGAACAGGGAGGTGGCCCTGGACATGAGCCTGCAGACGCCTTCAGCGGAAGCCGTGAAGGTGAAGGAGGAGACGCCTGTTGAGGTTGACTCCTCCCCACCAGGAAGTccagattccttttccagcaTGTCAGACAGTAGCAGGGACACCATGGTGAGAAGAggaaag GACACTCCCCCAAGGCCAGCGCTGAGTTCGGCCCCCACCCCCACAATCGTGAGGCCAGGCGCCCTCCCGGTGCGGCCCAGACCAGGCTCTCTGCCTCTCCACCTGGGCTTCGACGCCCTGCAGCCCACCATGCCTTCACCCACCTCTGTCATCACACCCACCCCACCATCCAACCGCACCGTATTGGG CTCTCCCACAGGCCACTACCCCATGATGATGCACCTTCCCAACGGGCTCCTCCCTGGACCCATGCAGATACCCTCTGTCATATCT CTGGCCCGGCCCATGCACATGGTGCCCAACATTCCCGGCATCCCTGGTCCTCCTCTGGGAGGTGGCAGCAGCGGCTCCAACTCCCCCTCGGGGTACACCACACACTCGGAGGCCAAGATG AGGCTGAAGGCAGCGCTGGCCCAGCAGAGTTCAGGAGGTCATGGTATGGGAGGTATGGCCGGCAGCCCCATGCACCCCCAGAGGATGGAACAGAGCCAGTTACTGGTGCAGCACCCCGACGCACCCTCCCCAGCACAGCCACAG gTGTCTCCGGCTCAGCCTACTGGTGGTCGGCGGCGGCGTGCGGCGGAGGACGACCCGGACGACCGACGACAGCGTTTCCTGGAGAGGAACCGGGCGGCCGCCTCGCGCTGCCGACAGAAACGCAAAGTCTGGGTCAACTCcctggagaagaaggcagaggAGCTCGTCTCCATGAACGTCTCGCTGGCG AATGAAGTGTCTCTCCTGAGGAATGAGGTGGCTCATCTCAAACAGCTACTGCTGGCTCACAAGGACTGCCCTGTCACCAATCTACAGAAGAAGATTGCCTACATGG GAGAGGATAGTCCTATGAGAGACATGTCGGAGCCCACCGGCTCCCCAGCCCCTGTCATCCAACACAGCTCCCTGCCCAGCCCCTCTCCTTCCTCGGGCCCCAACGGCATGGGTGCCCGGGCGGCTGCCGAGGCCATGGCCATGTCCGTACTGGCTGGGATGGGTCAACaccagcagaggagaggagaaagggatggagggagagacgggaggGATGGTCCCTCCTCCCACGTcatcatggccacacagtcgcACCACTCTGCCAGATGA
- the LOC111976692 gene encoding cyclic AMP-dependent transcription factor ATF-7 isoform X2 — protein MGAWGLVLHCKLFAKMGDDRPFVCNAPGCGQRFTNEDHLAVHKHKHEMSLKFAPARTDSVIIQGTGSPNQTPTPTRFLKNCEEVGLFNELASSFAEEFRKAQEDDDKRAKNPLPAPNREVALDMSLQTPSAEAVKVKEETPVEVDSSPPGSPDSFSSMSDSSRDTMDTPPRPALSSAPTPTIVRPGALPVRPRPGSLPLHLGFDALQPTMPSPTSVITPTPPSNRTVLGSPTGHYPMMMHLPNGLLPGPMQIPSVISLARPMHMVPNIPGIPGPPLGGGSSGSNSPSGYTTHSEAKMRLKAALAQQSSGGHGMGGMAGSPMHPQRMEQSQLLVQHPDAPSPAQPQVSPAQPTGGRRRRAAEDDPDDRRQRFLERNRAAASRCRQKRKVWVNSLEKKAEELVSMNVSLANEVSLLRNEVAHLKQLLLAHKDCPVTNLQKKIAYMGEDSPMRDMSEPTGSPAPVIQHSSLPSPSPSSGPNGMGARAAAEAMAMSVLAGMGQHQQRRGERDGGRDGRDGPSSHVIMATQSHHSAR, from the exons ATGGGTGCTTGGGGACTAGTG TTACATTGCAAACTCTTTGCAAAGATGGGGGACGACCGACCTTTTGTGTGCAACGCTCCGGGCTGTGGACAG agGTTTACCAACGAGGACCACCTGgctgtacacaaacacaaacatgagATGAGTCTGAAGTTTGCCCCTGCCAGGACTGACTCTGTCATTATCCAAGGTACTGGTTCTCCTA ACCAGACCCCTACTCCCACTCGCTTCCTGAAGAACTGCGAGGAGGTGGGGCTGTTCAACGAGCTGGCTAGCTCCTTCGCTGAGGAGTTCAGGAAGGCCCAGGAGGATGACGACAAGCGGGCCAAGAACCCT ctccctgCCCCGAACAGGGAGGTGGCCCTGGACATGAGCCTGCAGACGCCTTCAGCGGAAGCCGTGAAGGTGAAGGAGGAGACGCCTGTTGAGGTTGACTCCTCCCCACCAGGAAGTccagattccttttccagcaTGTCAGACAGTAGCAGGGACACCATG GACACTCCCCCAAGGCCAGCGCTGAGTTCGGCCCCCACCCCCACAATCGTGAGGCCAGGCGCCCTCCCGGTGCGGCCCAGACCAGGCTCTCTGCCTCTCCACCTGGGCTTCGACGCCCTGCAGCCCACCATGCCTTCACCCACCTCTGTCATCACACCCACCCCACCATCCAACCGCACCGTATTGGG CTCTCCCACAGGCCACTACCCCATGATGATGCACCTTCCCAACGGGCTCCTCCCTGGACCCATGCAGATACCCTCTGTCATATCT CTGGCCCGGCCCATGCACATGGTGCCCAACATTCCCGGCATCCCTGGTCCTCCTCTGGGAGGTGGCAGCAGCGGCTCCAACTCCCCCTCGGGGTACACCACACACTCGGAGGCCAAGATG AGGCTGAAGGCAGCGCTGGCCCAGCAGAGTTCAGGAGGTCATGGTATGGGAGGTATGGCCGGCAGCCCCATGCACCCCCAGAGGATGGAACAGAGCCAGTTACTGGTGCAGCACCCCGACGCACCCTCCCCAGCACAGCCACAG gTGTCTCCGGCTCAGCCTACTGGTGGTCGGCGGCGGCGTGCGGCGGAGGACGACCCGGACGACCGACGACAGCGTTTCCTGGAGAGGAACCGGGCGGCCGCCTCGCGCTGCCGACAGAAACGCAAAGTCTGGGTCAACTCcctggagaagaaggcagaggAGCTCGTCTCCATGAACGTCTCGCTGGCG AATGAAGTGTCTCTCCTGAGGAATGAGGTGGCTCATCTCAAACAGCTACTGCTGGCTCACAAGGACTGCCCTGTCACCAATCTACAGAAGAAGATTGCCTACATGG GAGAGGATAGTCCTATGAGAGACATGTCGGAGCCCACCGGCTCCCCAGCCCCTGTCATCCAACACAGCTCCCTGCCCAGCCCCTCTCCTTCCTCGGGCCCCAACGGCATGGGTGCCCGGGCGGCTGCCGAGGCCATGGCCATGTCCGTACTGGCTGGGATGGGTCAACaccagcagaggagaggagaaagggatggagggagagacgggaggGATGGTCCCTCCTCCCACGTcatcatggccacacagtcgcACCACTCTGCCAGATGA
- the LOC111976692 gene encoding cyclic AMP-dependent transcription factor ATF-7 isoform X5, producing MFSSPFPQLHCKLFAKMGDDRPFVCNAPGCGQRFTNEDHLAVHKHKHEMSLKFAPARTDSVIIQDQTPTPTRFLKNCEEVGLFNELASSFAEEFRKAQEDDDKRAKNPLPAPNREVALDMSLQTPSAEAVKVKEETPVEVDSSPPGSPDSFSSMSDSSRDTMVRRGKDTPPRPALSSAPTPTIVRPGALPVRPRPGSLPLHLGFDALQPTMPSPTSVITPTPPSNRTVLGSPTGHYPMMMHLPNGLLPGPMQIPSVISLARPMHMVPNIPGIPGPPLGGGSSGSNSPSGYTTHSEAKMRLKAALAQQSSGGHGMGGMAGSPMHPQRMEQSQLLVQHPDAPSPAQPQVSPAQPTGGRRRRAAEDDPDDRRQRFLERNRAAASRCRQKRKVWVNSLEKKAEELVSMNVSLANEVSLLRNEVAHLKQLLLAHKDCPVTNLQKKIAYMGEDSPMRDMSEPTGSPAPVIQHSSLPSPSPSSGPNGMGARAAAEAMAMSVLAGMGQHQQRRGERDGGRDGRDGPSSHVIMATQSHHSAR from the exons atgttctcttctcctttcccacAGTTACATTGCAAACTCTTTGCAAAGATGGGGGACGACCGACCTTTTGTGTGCAACGCTCCGGGCTGTGGACAG agGTTTACCAACGAGGACCACCTGgctgtacacaaacacaaacatgagATGAGTCTGAAGTTTGCCCCTGCCAGGACTGACTCTGTCATTATCCAAG ACCAGACCCCTACTCCCACTCGCTTCCTGAAGAACTGCGAGGAGGTGGGGCTGTTCAACGAGCTGGCTAGCTCCTTCGCTGAGGAGTTCAGGAAGGCCCAGGAGGATGACGACAAGCGGGCCAAGAACCCT ctccctgCCCCGAACAGGGAGGTGGCCCTGGACATGAGCCTGCAGACGCCTTCAGCGGAAGCCGTGAAGGTGAAGGAGGAGACGCCTGTTGAGGTTGACTCCTCCCCACCAGGAAGTccagattccttttccagcaTGTCAGACAGTAGCAGGGACACCATGGTGAGAAGAggaaag GACACTCCCCCAAGGCCAGCGCTGAGTTCGGCCCCCACCCCCACAATCGTGAGGCCAGGCGCCCTCCCGGTGCGGCCCAGACCAGGCTCTCTGCCTCTCCACCTGGGCTTCGACGCCCTGCAGCCCACCATGCCTTCACCCACCTCTGTCATCACACCCACCCCACCATCCAACCGCACCGTATTGGG CTCTCCCACAGGCCACTACCCCATGATGATGCACCTTCCCAACGGGCTCCTCCCTGGACCCATGCAGATACCCTCTGTCATATCT CTGGCCCGGCCCATGCACATGGTGCCCAACATTCCCGGCATCCCTGGTCCTCCTCTGGGAGGTGGCAGCAGCGGCTCCAACTCCCCCTCGGGGTACACCACACACTCGGAGGCCAAGATG AGGCTGAAGGCAGCGCTGGCCCAGCAGAGTTCAGGAGGTCATGGTATGGGAGGTATGGCCGGCAGCCCCATGCACCCCCAGAGGATGGAACAGAGCCAGTTACTGGTGCAGCACCCCGACGCACCCTCCCCAGCACAGCCACAG gTGTCTCCGGCTCAGCCTACTGGTGGTCGGCGGCGGCGTGCGGCGGAGGACGACCCGGACGACCGACGACAGCGTTTCCTGGAGAGGAACCGGGCGGCCGCCTCGCGCTGCCGACAGAAACGCAAAGTCTGGGTCAACTCcctggagaagaaggcagaggAGCTCGTCTCCATGAACGTCTCGCTGGCG AATGAAGTGTCTCTCCTGAGGAATGAGGTGGCTCATCTCAAACAGCTACTGCTGGCTCACAAGGACTGCCCTGTCACCAATCTACAGAAGAAGATTGCCTACATGG GAGAGGATAGTCCTATGAGAGACATGTCGGAGCCCACCGGCTCCCCAGCCCCTGTCATCCAACACAGCTCCCTGCCCAGCCCCTCTCCTTCCTCGGGCCCCAACGGCATGGGTGCCCGGGCGGCTGCCGAGGCCATGGCCATGTCCGTACTGGCTGGGATGGGTCAACaccagcagaggagaggagaaagggatggagggagagacgggaggGATGGTCCCTCCTCCCACGTcatcatggccacacagtcgcACCACTCTGCCAGATGA
- the LOC111976692 gene encoding cyclic AMP-dependent transcription factor ATF-7 isoform X4 has product MGDDRPFVCNAPGCGQRFTNEDHLAVHKHKHEMSLKFAPARTDSVIIQDQTPTPTRFLKNCEEVGLFNELASSFAEEFRKAQEDDDKRAKNPLPAPNREVALDMSLQTPSAEAVKVKEETPVEVDSSPPGSPDSFSSMSDSSRDTMVRRGKDTPPRPALSSAPTPTIVRPGALPVRPRPGSLPLHLGFDALQPTMPSPTSVITPTPPSNRTVLGSPTGHYPMMMHLPNGLLPGPMQIPSVISLARPMHMVPNIPGIPGPPLGGGSSGSNSPSGYTTHSEAKMRLKAALAQQSSGGHGMGGMAGSPMHPQRMEQSQLLVQHPDAPSPAQPQVSPAQPTGGRRRRAAEDDPDDRRQRFLERNRAAASRCRQKRKVWVNSLEKKAEELVSMNVSLANEVSLLRNEVAHLKQLLLAHKDCPVTNLQKKIAYMGEDSPMRDMSEPTGSPAPVIQHSSLPSPSPSSGPNGMGARAAAEAMAMSVLAGMGQHQQRRGERDGGRDGRDGPSSHVIMATQSHHSAR; this is encoded by the exons ATGGGGGACGACCGACCTTTTGTGTGCAACGCTCCGGGCTGTGGACAG agGTTTACCAACGAGGACCACCTGgctgtacacaaacacaaacatgagATGAGTCTGAAGTTTGCCCCTGCCAGGACTGACTCTGTCATTATCCAAG ACCAGACCCCTACTCCCACTCGCTTCCTGAAGAACTGCGAGGAGGTGGGGCTGTTCAACGAGCTGGCTAGCTCCTTCGCTGAGGAGTTCAGGAAGGCCCAGGAGGATGACGACAAGCGGGCCAAGAACCCT ctccctgCCCCGAACAGGGAGGTGGCCCTGGACATGAGCCTGCAGACGCCTTCAGCGGAAGCCGTGAAGGTGAAGGAGGAGACGCCTGTTGAGGTTGACTCCTCCCCACCAGGAAGTccagattccttttccagcaTGTCAGACAGTAGCAGGGACACCATGGTGAGAAGAggaaag GACACTCCCCCAAGGCCAGCGCTGAGTTCGGCCCCCACCCCCACAATCGTGAGGCCAGGCGCCCTCCCGGTGCGGCCCAGACCAGGCTCTCTGCCTCTCCACCTGGGCTTCGACGCCCTGCAGCCCACCATGCCTTCACCCACCTCTGTCATCACACCCACCCCACCATCCAACCGCACCGTATTGGG CTCTCCCACAGGCCACTACCCCATGATGATGCACCTTCCCAACGGGCTCCTCCCTGGACCCATGCAGATACCCTCTGTCATATCT CTGGCCCGGCCCATGCACATGGTGCCCAACATTCCCGGCATCCCTGGTCCTCCTCTGGGAGGTGGCAGCAGCGGCTCCAACTCCCCCTCGGGGTACACCACACACTCGGAGGCCAAGATG AGGCTGAAGGCAGCGCTGGCCCAGCAGAGTTCAGGAGGTCATGGTATGGGAGGTATGGCCGGCAGCCCCATGCACCCCCAGAGGATGGAACAGAGCCAGTTACTGGTGCAGCACCCCGACGCACCCTCCCCAGCACAGCCACAG gTGTCTCCGGCTCAGCCTACTGGTGGTCGGCGGCGGCGTGCGGCGGAGGACGACCCGGACGACCGACGACAGCGTTTCCTGGAGAGGAACCGGGCGGCCGCCTCGCGCTGCCGACAGAAACGCAAAGTCTGGGTCAACTCcctggagaagaaggcagaggAGCTCGTCTCCATGAACGTCTCGCTGGCG AATGAAGTGTCTCTCCTGAGGAATGAGGTGGCTCATCTCAAACAGCTACTGCTGGCTCACAAGGACTGCCCTGTCACCAATCTACAGAAGAAGATTGCCTACATGG GAGAGGATAGTCCTATGAGAGACATGTCGGAGCCCACCGGCTCCCCAGCCCCTGTCATCCAACACAGCTCCCTGCCCAGCCCCTCTCCTTCCTCGGGCCCCAACGGCATGGGTGCCCGGGCGGCTGCCGAGGCCATGGCCATGTCCGTACTGGCTGGGATGGGTCAACaccagcagaggagaggagaaagggatggagggagagacgggaggGATGGTCCCTCCTCCCACGTcatcatggccacacagtcgcACCACTCTGCCAGATGA
- the LOC111976692 gene encoding cyclic AMP-dependent transcription factor ATF-7 isoform X6 → MGAWGLVLHCKLFAKMGDDRPFVCNAPGCGQRFTNEDHLAVHKHKHEMSLKFAPARTDSVIIQDQTPTPTRFLKNCEEVGLFNELASSFAEEFRKAQEDDDKRAKNPLPAPNREVALDMSLQTPSAEAVKVKEETPVEVDSSPPGSPDSFSSMSDSSRDTMDTPPRPALSSAPTPTIVRPGALPVRPRPGSLPLHLGFDALQPTMPSPTSVITPTPPSNRTVLGSPTGHYPMMMHLPNGLLPGPMQIPSVISLARPMHMVPNIPGIPGPPLGGGSSGSNSPSGYTTHSEAKMRLKAALAQQSSGGHGMGGMAGSPMHPQRMEQSQLLVQHPDAPSPAQPQVSPAQPTGGRRRRAAEDDPDDRRQRFLERNRAAASRCRQKRKVWVNSLEKKAEELVSMNVSLANEVSLLRNEVAHLKQLLLAHKDCPVTNLQKKIAYMGEDSPMRDMSEPTGSPAPVIQHSSLPSPSPSSGPNGMGARAAAEAMAMSVLAGMGQHQQRRGERDGGRDGRDGPSSHVIMATQSHHSAR, encoded by the exons ATGGGTGCTTGGGGACTAGTG TTACATTGCAAACTCTTTGCAAAGATGGGGGACGACCGACCTTTTGTGTGCAACGCTCCGGGCTGTGGACAG agGTTTACCAACGAGGACCACCTGgctgtacacaaacacaaacatgagATGAGTCTGAAGTTTGCCCCTGCCAGGACTGACTCTGTCATTATCCAAG ACCAGACCCCTACTCCCACTCGCTTCCTGAAGAACTGCGAGGAGGTGGGGCTGTTCAACGAGCTGGCTAGCTCCTTCGCTGAGGAGTTCAGGAAGGCCCAGGAGGATGACGACAAGCGGGCCAAGAACCCT ctccctgCCCCGAACAGGGAGGTGGCCCTGGACATGAGCCTGCAGACGCCTTCAGCGGAAGCCGTGAAGGTGAAGGAGGAGACGCCTGTTGAGGTTGACTCCTCCCCACCAGGAAGTccagattccttttccagcaTGTCAGACAGTAGCAGGGACACCATG GACACTCCCCCAAGGCCAGCGCTGAGTTCGGCCCCCACCCCCACAATCGTGAGGCCAGGCGCCCTCCCGGTGCGGCCCAGACCAGGCTCTCTGCCTCTCCACCTGGGCTTCGACGCCCTGCAGCCCACCATGCCTTCACCCACCTCTGTCATCACACCCACCCCACCATCCAACCGCACCGTATTGGG CTCTCCCACAGGCCACTACCCCATGATGATGCACCTTCCCAACGGGCTCCTCCCTGGACCCATGCAGATACCCTCTGTCATATCT CTGGCCCGGCCCATGCACATGGTGCCCAACATTCCCGGCATCCCTGGTCCTCCTCTGGGAGGTGGCAGCAGCGGCTCCAACTCCCCCTCGGGGTACACCACACACTCGGAGGCCAAGATG AGGCTGAAGGCAGCGCTGGCCCAGCAGAGTTCAGGAGGTCATGGTATGGGAGGTATGGCCGGCAGCCCCATGCACCCCCAGAGGATGGAACAGAGCCAGTTACTGGTGCAGCACCCCGACGCACCCTCCCCAGCACAGCCACAG gTGTCTCCGGCTCAGCCTACTGGTGGTCGGCGGCGGCGTGCGGCGGAGGACGACCCGGACGACCGACGACAGCGTTTCCTGGAGAGGAACCGGGCGGCCGCCTCGCGCTGCCGACAGAAACGCAAAGTCTGGGTCAACTCcctggagaagaaggcagaggAGCTCGTCTCCATGAACGTCTCGCTGGCG AATGAAGTGTCTCTCCTGAGGAATGAGGTGGCTCATCTCAAACAGCTACTGCTGGCTCACAAGGACTGCCCTGTCACCAATCTACAGAAGAAGATTGCCTACATGG GAGAGGATAGTCCTATGAGAGACATGTCGGAGCCCACCGGCTCCCCAGCCCCTGTCATCCAACACAGCTCCCTGCCCAGCCCCTCTCCTTCCTCGGGCCCCAACGGCATGGGTGCCCGGGCGGCTGCCGAGGCCATGGCCATGTCCGTACTGGCTGGGATGGGTCAACaccagcagaggagaggagaaagggatggagggagagacgggaggGATGGTCCCTCCTCCCACGTcatcatggccacacagtcgcACCACTCTGCCAGATGA